In the Bacillus sp. Bos-x628 genome, one interval contains:
- a CDS encoding DUF4376 domain-containing protein, with protein MRIYLVANEDGTIFACGTTPVGENPVELFVEDGEDFLSNPTNYLYKDGVLVKDPNLELKTARREKVEELNAICNRMILSGFVHDGNEFQFTEVDQANFNQQLSLLLLDPTIDQILWKTENNGIKQFTREKFIDTCKAGESHKRKYIGRYWNLKAYVESLTDINAINNVNFLTDIDINVEVN; from the coding sequence ATGAGGATTTACTTAGTTGCAAATGAGGACGGCACAATCTTTGCTTGTGGAACTACACCTGTTGGTGAAAACCCTGTTGAGTTATTTGTGGAGGATGGTGAGGATTTTCTCTCCAACCCCACTAATTACCTTTACAAAGATGGTGTGTTGGTCAAAGACCCTAATCTCGAATTGAAAACAGCTAGAAGGGAGAAAGTTGAGGAACTAAACGCTATTTGCAATAGGATGATTTTATCTGGATTTGTCCATGACGGGAATGAATTTCAATTCACAGAAGTAGATCAAGCCAACTTCAATCAACAACTTTCCTTGCTTCTTCTCGACCCTACCATAGATCAAATTCTCTGGAAAACTGAGAACAACGGAATCAAGCAATTTACTAGAGAAAAATTCATTGATACCTGTAAAGCAGGGGAATCTCACAAACGTAAGTATATAGGTCGATATTGGAACTTGAAGGCCTATGTGGAATCACTTACAGACATTAACGCCATTAACAATGTCAACTTCCTTACTGATATCGATATTAATGTTGAGGTGAATTAG